A single region of the Ziziphus jujuba cultivar Dongzao chromosome 10, ASM3175591v1 genome encodes:
- the LOC107412560 gene encoding leucine-rich repeat receptor-like serine/threonine-protein kinase BAM3 — protein sequence MVMVPSLVNIVLTVLLSVLGTSSCFASSLLSDYEVLVTLKQGFEFRGVPALSSWNSSSPSSVCSWGGIGCSRGGRVVSVDLTDLGLSGSVSPALISRLDQLVHLSLAGNNFSGSIEIGNLTNLRFLNISANQFDGGLHWNYSSIPNLQVLDAYDNSFAALLPLGISSLKKLRHLDLGGNYFYGTIPPSYGSLVGLEYLSLSGNDLQGKIPGELANLTGVREIYLGHYNVFEDGIPAEFGKLVDLVVLDISSCGLEGPIPHGLGNLKALDTLYLHTNLLSGSIPRQIGNLTGLVYLDLSNNMLTGEIPLEFANLKRLKLFNLFMNRLHGSIPDYIAGEFRELETMGLWMNNFTGIIPQKLGQNGRLQVLDLSSNKLTGTIPPNLCSSSRLRILILLNNFLLGPIPEGLGACSSLTRVRLGQNYLNGSIPDGLIYLPLLNLAELQNNYLSGSLSDASSSLSSSLAHLNLSNNLLSGPLPTSLSKFPSLQILLLSGNQFSGPIPASIGQLHHLQKLDISHNSLSGQIPPEIANCTFLTYLDLSQNNLSGPVPSEISNIRNLNYLNLSRNHLNQTIPRSIGGMKTLTTADFSFNDFSGKLPESGQFSLFNASSFAGNPHLCGSLLNNPCNLSAMGTPRKAAAADFKLIFAVGLLVCSLVFAAAAIVKAKSFKSRNGGGGRPESWKMTAFQKVEFKVSDVLECVKDGNVIGRGGAGIVYHGKMPNGVEVAVKKLVGMGHDHGFRAEIQTLGNIRHRNIVRLLAFCSNKDTNLLVYEYMRNGSLGEALHGKKGSLLGWNLRYKIAIEAARGLCYLHHDCSPLIVHRDVKSNNILLNSTFEAHVADFGLAKFLFQGGGASECMSAIAGSYGYIAPEYAYTLRVDEKSDVYSYGVVLLELLTGRRPVGGEFGEGVDIVQWCKKATSNWRREELVHILDPRLSSSSSSSSSAASSNSSSSSNSTSQQQEQQRLMHLFFIAMLCIQDNSVERPTMRDVVHMLSEFHPNSSSSSSPNPSPNNKHHL from the exons atggTCATGGTCCCTAGTCTTGTCAATATTGTTTTGACAGTACTTCTCTCAGTTCTGGGTACCTCCTCATGTTTTGCTTCTTCTTTGCTCAGTGATTATGAAGTGCTAGTGACACTGAAGCAAGGCTTTGAATTCCGTGGCGTGCCGGCTTTAAGCAGTTGGAATTCGTCAAGCCCAAGCTCGGTTTGCTCGTGGGGTGGAATTGGATGCTCCAGAGGAGGACGAGTTGTTTCAGTAGACCTGACAGATTTGGGCTTGAGCGGTTCTGTTTCGCCGGCTCTGATTTCAAGACTCGATCAGCTGGTCCACCTCTCGCTTGCGGGAAACAACTTCTCCGGCAGCATTGAGATTGGCAATTTGACCAACCTCCGATTCCTTAACATTTCAGCCAACCAGTTCGACGGCGGCTTGCATTGGAACTACTCCAGCATCCCAAACTTGCAAGTGTTGGATGCATATGACAACAGCTTCGCTGCTCTCCTCCCCCTTGGCATTTCCAGCTTGAAGAAGCTCAGGCACCTGGATCTCGGAGGCAACTACTTCTATGGCACAATCCCACCGAGCTACGGGAGCTTGGTTGGGCTGGAGTACTTGTCCCTCTCTGGAAATGATCTTCAGGGCAAAATCCCCGGTGAGCTGGCCAATCTCACTGGTGTGAGAGAGATTTACTTGGGGCATTACAATGTTTTTGAGGATGGGATTCCTGCGGAGTTTGGGAAACTGGTTGATCTAGTTGTCTTGGATATCTCGAGCTGCGGATTGGAGGGTCCAATCCCTCACGGGCTTGGGAATTTGAAGGCTCTGGACACTCTGTATCTGCACACCAATCTTCTTTCGGGCTCAATTCCAAGGCAGATAGGCAACTTGACGGGCTTGGTGTATCTTGACCTCTCCAACAACATGCTCACTGGAGAAATCCCATTGGAGTTTGCGAATCTCAAGCGGCTCAAGCTTTTCAACCTCTTCATGAACCGACTGCATGGCTCCATTCCGGACTACATCGCGGGGGAGTTTAGGGAATTGGAGACTATGGGGCTGTGGATGAACAACTTCACAGGGATAATTCCCCAGAAACTTGGGCAGAATGGGAGGCTGCAGGTGCTGGATTTGTCGTCCAACAAGCTCACCGGTACAATTCCCCCAAACCTCTGCTCCTCCAGCCGGCTGAGGATACTAATTCTCCTCAACAACTTCCTATTGGGTCCCATCCCGGAAGGCTTGGGAGCATGCTCTAGCCTCACCAGAGTGAGACTGGGGCAAAATTACTTGAATGGAAGCATTCCGGACGGCTTAATTTACTTGCCTTTGCTAAATCTGGCAGAGCTGCAAAACAATTATCTCTCTGGATCCCTATCAGATGCATCATCATCACTGTCATCATCATTAGCCCACCTTAATCTCTCAAACAACCTCCTCTCCGGTCCTTTACCCACTTCCCTCTCCAAATTTCCGTCCCTTCAAATCCTTCTGCTCAGCGGAAACCAGTTCTCAGGTCCCATCCCTGCTTCCATTGGGCAGCTCCATCATCTGCAGAAGCTCGACATTAGCCACAACTCTCTGTCCGGACAAATCCCCCCGGAGATAGCCAACTGTACCTTCCTCACTTACCTGGACTTGAGCCAGAACAACCTCTCCGGCCCTGTTCCTTCCGAAATCTCCAACATTCGCAACCTCAATTACCTCAACTTATCCAGAAACCACTTGAACCAGACAATTCCCAGATCAATCGGAGGCATGAAGACCCTCACCACCGCGGATTTCTCCTTCAACGATTTCTCCGGCAAGCTACCGGAGTCGGGCCAATTCTCCCTGTTCAACGCCTCGTCGTTTGCCGGAAATCCCCACCTCTGCGGTTCTCTGCTAAACAATCCTTGCAACTTGAGCGCAATGGGCACGCCCAGAAAAGCAGCGGCAGCAGATTTCAAGCTGATATTCGCCGTGGGGCTGCTGGTGTGCTCCCTGGTGTTCGCGGCCGCCGCCATAGTGAAGGCCAAGTCCTTCAAAAGCAGAAATGGCGGCGGCGGCCGCCCGGAGTCGTGGAAGATGACGGCGTTCCAGAAGGTGGAATTTAAAGTATCGGATGTGCTGGAATGCGTCAAGGACGGCAACGTGATTGGGAGAGGAGGAGCCGGGATTGTGTACCATGGGAAAATGCCAAATGGGGTGGAAGTGGCGGTCAAGAAACTCGTAGGGATGGGCCACGACCATGGATTCAGAGCAGAAATCCAAACGCTGGGAAACATCCGCCACAGGAACATTGTCAGATTGCTGGCCTTCTGCTCCAACAAGGACACCAATCTGCTGGTGTACGAGTACATGCGCAACGGATCCCTCGGCGAGGCCTTGCATGGCAAGAAAGGATCATTGCTGGGCTGGAATTTGAGGTACAAAATTGCTATTGAAGCTGCCAGAGGCCTCTGCTATCTCCACCATGATTGCTCTCCCCTCATTGTTCACCGGGACGTCAAGTCCAACAACATTTTGCTCAACTCCACCTTCGAAGCCCACGTCGCTGACTTCGGCCTCGCCAAGTTCTTGTTCCAAGGGGGTGGTGCCTCCGAGTGCATGTCAGCAATTGCAGGCTCTTATGGCTACATTGCTCCTG AGTACGCGTACACACTTCGGGTGGACGAGAAGAGTGACGTGTACAGTTATGGGGTGGTGCTGCTGGAGCTGCTGACGGGGCGTCGTCCGGTAGGGGGTGAGTTTGGGGAAGGGGTGGACATAGTGCAGTGGTGCAAGAAAGCAACCTCCAACTGGCGCAGAGAAGAGCTAGTCCACATTCTGGATCCAAggctatcttcttcttcttcttcttcttcttctgctgcttcttctaattcttcttcttcctccaatTCCACTAGTCAACAGCAGGAACAGCAGCGGCTCATGCACTTATTCTTCATTGCCATGCTCTGCATCCAAGACAACAGCGTCGAGAGGCCTACCATGAGAGATGTCGTCCATATGCTCTCCGAGTTCCATCCTaattcctcttcttcctcttccccCAATCCCAGCCCCAACAACAAACATCacctttaa